One region of Bacteroidales bacterium genomic DNA includes:
- a CDS encoding HipA N-terminal domain-containing protein, with protein sequence MNRKANIYWGKTLCGFLEETEEGYLFYYHEDYLQREDAKPVSKTLPLQQEPYKSNVLFPFFDGLIPEGWLLNIAEKHWKVDRRDRMGLLLTTCRDTIGAVSVEPLNEQEA encoded by the coding sequence ATGAACCGAAAAGCTAACATTTATTGGGGCAAAACGCTTTGCGGGTTTCTGGAGGAAACAGAAGAAGGCTATTTGTTCTACTACCATGAAGATTATCTTCAAAGAGAAGATGCAAAGCCCGTAAGTAAAACCCTGCCGTTACAGCAGGAACCTTATAAATCCAACGTGCTGTTTCCATTCTTTGATGGCCTCATACCCGAAGGGTGGTTATTGAATATCGCCGAAAAGCATTGGAAAGTAGACCGAAGAGACCGAATGGGCTTGTTACTTACCACTTGCAGGGATACCATCGGAGCTGTTAGTGTGGAACCGTTAAATGAGCAGGAAGCATGA
- a CDS encoding HipA domain-containing protein yields MSQCLYCYQEIEGSEKEFHGTCSRKIFGSPTPPFFEYRLDEMNELAKQVVERSVTVPGVQAKLSLHLDKEKSKPGRLTFVGLWGEYILKPPAKEYPELPENEDLTMHLAEIFSIPVVPHTLIRLQSGELAYLSRRTDRDKQGKLHMEDMCQLTERLTEDKYKGSMEQVGKTIGKYSSNPLLDIVTFFELTVFSFLTGNADMHLKNFSLIDRRDELTGFTPAYDLLSTRLVIPEEDDPEEMALMLNGRKRKFTLENFVNFGNLLVLNEKQIENALEKFRKSIHHALEFVDKGFLSESKTEEYKKLIRNRAKRLKLITNE; encoded by the coding sequence ATGAGTCAATGTTTATATTGTTACCAGGAAATAGAGGGTTCTGAAAAGGAATTCCACGGAACCTGCAGCCGGAAAATATTTGGATCCCCTACTCCACCTTTTTTTGAATACAGGCTGGACGAAATGAATGAACTGGCCAAACAGGTTGTGGAAAGAAGCGTTACCGTGCCCGGCGTTCAGGCCAAACTTTCCCTGCATCTTGATAAAGAGAAAAGCAAGCCCGGCCGGTTGACATTTGTTGGTCTCTGGGGGGAATACATACTGAAACCGCCAGCAAAAGAATACCCGGAATTACCGGAAAATGAAGATCTCACTATGCACCTGGCCGAAATTTTTTCCATTCCCGTGGTTCCTCATACGCTTATCAGGCTTCAATCGGGTGAGCTGGCCTATTTGTCACGCAGAACAGACCGCGACAAGCAAGGGAAATTACACATGGAAGACATGTGCCAGCTCACAGAGCGCCTGACAGAAGATAAGTATAAAGGTTCCATGGAACAGGTTGGTAAAACGATTGGAAAATATTCCTCCAATCCCCTGTTAGATATTGTTACATTCTTTGAATTGACCGTTTTTTCTTTTCTTACCGGGAATGCAGATATGCACCTGAAAAACTTCTCTCTCATCGATCGCAGAGATGAATTAACCGGTTTTACTCCGGCCTATGATCTTTTGTCCACAAGACTTGTCATCCCGGAGGAAGATGATCCGGAGGAAATGGCCCTGATGCTAAATGGAAGAAAAAGAAAGTTTACCCTGGAAAATTTCGTAAATTTTGGAAACTTACTGGTTTTAAACGAAAAACAAATCGAAAATGCCCTGGAAAAATTCCGCAAAAGTATACATCATGCCCTGGAATTTGTTGATAAGGGTTTTCTATCAGAAAGCAAAACAGAGGAATACAAAAAATTGATCAGAAACAGGGCGAAACGATTGAAATTAATAACAAATGAATAG
- a CDS encoding helix-turn-helix transcriptional regulator, whose amino-acid sequence MLMKDLVRFIKTRRKQLGLTQKEMAEKAGVGLRFVRDLEQGKESLRMDKVNQVLALFGHVLVPVERNKVESHEPKS is encoded by the coding sequence ATGCTTATGAAAGATTTAGTCCGTTTTATTAAAACCCGGAGGAAGCAACTCGGGCTTACCCAAAAAGAAATGGCCGAAAAAGCCGGTGTTGGTCTGCGGTTTGTAAGGGATTTGGAGCAGGGCAAAGAATCGCTCCGTATGGATAAAGTCAATCAGGTGCTGGCTCTTTTTGGGCATGTGCTGGTTCCGGTGGAACGCAATAAAGTAGAAAGCCATGAACCGAAAAGCTAA